AAACTAATTATCGTTTTCTCATCTTTATTCATAGAAAAACAATTTCAAACCATCAGTAACAAAGACCAGAACTCCAAAAATATCCAACCTTTAATTAAAGACAACTAATCTAATCGCTTTTTGCTGACTCCCTCTCTTGTCTTTTTGGCATAGTTCTTGGAATGAAAGTTGAAGAAGAGAGCCAACAGAGAAGCATTAAAAGCAGCGTTGAAACACAACGCCCAAATCCCGGAGCAACCCGACCCGAACAAATGCTCTCGAAGCATCCAACCGGATAACCCGAAGCTGAAAACAAACTGCACAATCTGACAATCCGTCACCAACCTCTTCCACTTGGGCCTCGATCCAACGGCACAGAGGAAGTAATAACCGTACATGACGACATGGACCGTCGAATTCGTCACGAGCGCCACAGGAAACATCGACTGGCGAGTTCGAAGCCAGAGGTAGCACATTACAACAACTGTCGCGTGGTGGTACACGTGGAGGAAAGACAGCCGTTGGATTGATTTACCGAGTATGATGAGGAGTGTGTCTCCGAACTCGAGGATCTTCGAGAGGTAGAAGACTTGAGCCCAAAAGAAGAGCGGTCCGCTAGGCTTCGTGTCCACAGGAAAACAAATCGCGTTCAAGAAACGCGCCTTCGTAGGGTCTGAGGTTATAGAGAGAGTGCAACCGACGGCCATGATTAAGGAGAGGAGGCAGAGGATAAGGCTGTGGACGGCTGTGATTGGTTTGAGGATTCGAGGACCTAGTGAAGGGAGCGAATCGATGGCGGATCTGAGAAGTAACGTGGCGGAAAGGTAAACGGAGACTACGACGGAGAGGAAGAAGATGGTGGAGCCAAGGGTTTCACCTTTTGTCCACGTGAAACTGGCGATGTAAGGATGGTTGACGAGCCAGTAGGTTAGAGTGTGTTGAAATGATGCCATTGCGTGAATCTCAGGACGGTGGTCTGAACGGGAGATTGTTGGAGAAGTTAGAAGATAGGGGACGGGATTAGAGAGGCTTACCCAATCCGGTTATCTAGATCGAAGTGGGTCCCATGGAATCATATCTTTTCGTTTACCGTATCGTATTATATATTTTTTAATTAGTGGGATGTGGTCAATGATGCATTGCACTGTTAAATTTTTTATTATTAATCATGCACAACGTGTGAGTAATTTACTTCCTTTGTTGATTAATACAGACTGAAACTGATGTGATGTCAGATTCTTTACTATATTTGATATGAACATAGTTCTGGTTCTTCTATGCATTTTTAAGACAGTTATATAAAAAATGTAAGCATTTTTAAACATGATCTTCGGAAGTCTGGAATTATAAAAGTTGTAAGAACTAGCAAACAAGAAATTTCATGACATTTGAGGCTGAAACATACATGCATTAATTCAAATCAAATATGAAGAAGAA
This sequence is a window from Brassica oleracea var. oleracea cultivar TO1000 chromosome C1, BOL, whole genome shotgun sequence. Protein-coding genes within it:
- the LOC106344339 gene encoding elongation of fatty acids protein 3-like, whose amino-acid sequence is MASFQHTLTYWLVNHPYIASFTWTKGETLGSTIFFLSVVVSVYLSATLLLRSAIDSLPSLGPRILKPITAVHSLILCLLSLIMAVGCTLSITSDPTKARFLNAICFPVDTKPSGPLFFWAQVFYLSKILEFGDTLLIILGKSIQRLSFLHVYHHATVVVMCYLWLRTRQSMFPVALVTNSTVHVVMYGYYFLCAVGSRPKWKRLVTDCQIVQFVFSFGLSGWMLREHLFGSGCSGIWALCFNAAFNASLLALFFNFHSKNYAKKTREGVSKKRLD